A part of Larkinella insperata genomic DNA contains:
- the era gene encoding GTPase Era yields MNTPIETVAPDHKAGFVSIVGKPNVGKSTLMNQLVGERLSIITSKAQTTRHRIMGILNGVHNGQEFQLVYSDTPGIIKPQYRLHESMMSFVRGSLEDADVILFVTDIFEKHDENDVIERLQKAQTPVLLLINKIDLATAEQIDEKIQYWQENFKAEAIIPISALNAQNMERLFEAIIDRLPVHPPFFPKDELTDRPERFFASEIIREKIFLNYKKEVPYSCEVVITGFKEKDDIIVVQSEILVERATQRAILLGEGGKMIKKTGIMAREELERFFGKKVFLEQYVKVEPDWRSKERSLKRFGYEE; encoded by the coding sequence CGGATCATAAAGCCGGTTTTGTCAGCATCGTTGGTAAACCCAACGTCGGTAAATCAACCCTGATGAACCAATTGGTGGGCGAACGGCTTTCCATTATCACGTCGAAAGCCCAGACGACCCGCCACCGCATCATGGGTATCCTCAACGGCGTACACAACGGGCAGGAGTTTCAGTTGGTTTATTCCGATACCCCGGGCATTATTAAACCGCAATACCGCCTGCACGAATCAATGATGAGTTTTGTGCGCGGTTCGCTGGAAGATGCCGATGTGATTCTGTTCGTGACCGACATTTTTGAGAAACACGACGAAAATGACGTGATCGAACGGCTCCAGAAAGCGCAAACGCCGGTTTTGTTGTTGATCAATAAAATTGACCTGGCCACCGCGGAACAGATTGATGAGAAAATTCAATACTGGCAGGAAAACTTTAAGGCCGAAGCAATTATTCCTATCTCGGCACTTAACGCCCAGAATATGGAGCGCCTGTTTGAAGCCATCATCGACCGCCTGCCGGTGCACCCGCCTTTTTTCCCGAAAGACGAGCTGACCGACCGGCCCGAGCGCTTTTTTGCCTCGGAGATTATCCGCGAGAAGATCTTTCTGAATTACAAGAAAGAAGTTCCGTACAGTTGCGAAGTCGTTATTACGGGTTTTAAGGAGAAAGACGACATCATCGTTGTTCAGTCGGAAATACTCGTTGAACGGGCTACGCAACGGGCGATTCTGCTGGGCGAAGGGGGTAAAATGATTAAAAAAACGGGTATTATGGCCCGTGAGGAACTGGAACGCTTCTTTGGCAAGAAGGTGTTCCTTGAACAGTACGTAAAAGTTGAACCCGATTGGCGCAGCAAAGAACGGTCGCTGAAACGGTTTGGATACGAAGAATAA
- the der gene encoding ribosome biogenesis GTPase Der — MANIVAIVGRPNVGKSTLFNRLVEQRQAIMDNQPGVTRDRHYGYADWTDKYFTVIDTGGYVVGSDDVFEESIREQVQIAIDEASVVLFMVDAMSGLTDLDKDFANVLRRSKKPVFVVANKSETVMRQNSVGEFYALGLGDPYPISSLTGTGTGDLLDEVVKHFPTPGVEDPNAGIPRIAILGRPNVGKSSFLNVLIGEERSIVTDIAGTTRDSIDTRYKAFGKDFILTDTAGIRRKAKVKDNIEFYSVMRSLKALEESDVVLVMLDATRGLEAQDMNIIGQAVRAKKGVVLMVNKWDAIEKDSKTADQWKKEIVQRMAPIDYLPIVFASVLEKQRIFQVMEKVMEVYENKSKKIPTSKLNDAMQPEINAYPPPATKGKMIRIKYMIQLPTPSPTFVFFCNLPQYIKEPYSRYLENKLREHFGFDGVPITLFFRQK, encoded by the coding sequence ATGGCAAATATTGTAGCAATTGTTGGCCGCCCGAATGTCGGGAAATCGACGCTGTTTAACCGACTGGTGGAGCAGCGACAGGCCATTATGGATAATCAGCCAGGCGTTACGCGTGACCGGCATTACGGCTATGCCGACTGGACTGATAAGTATTTTACGGTGATCGATACCGGTGGGTACGTAGTCGGCTCGGATGATGTGTTTGAAGAATCAATTCGCGAGCAGGTTCAGATTGCCATCGACGAAGCGTCGGTGGTCCTGTTCATGGTGGATGCCATGTCGGGCCTGACCGATCTGGACAAAGACTTCGCAAACGTGCTTCGCCGGTCGAAAAAGCCGGTTTTTGTTGTCGCCAATAAATCGGAAACGGTGATGCGCCAGAACTCCGTTGGTGAATTTTACGCCCTGGGCCTGGGTGATCCCTATCCGATCTCGTCGCTGACGGGCACCGGAACGGGCGATTTACTGGATGAAGTTGTCAAGCATTTCCCAACGCCGGGCGTGGAAGATCCGAACGCCGGTATTCCCCGCATCGCCATTTTGGGTCGTCCGAACGTCGGGAAATCGTCGTTTTTGAACGTTCTCATCGGTGAAGAGCGTAGCATTGTGACCGACATTGCCGGTACCACGCGCGATTCCATCGACACCCGGTATAAGGCATTCGGTAAAGACTTTATTCTAACCGATACTGCCGGTATCCGGCGCAAGGCCAAAGTGAAGGACAACATTGAATTCTACTCGGTTATGCGCTCGCTGAAGGCGCTGGAAGAGTCGGATGTGGTGCTTGTGATGCTGGATGCCACCCGGGGCCTGGAAGCGCAGGACATGAACATCATCGGGCAGGCGGTTCGGGCCAAGAAGGGTGTGGTCCTGATGGTCAACAAGTGGGATGCAATTGAAAAAGATTCCAAAACCGCCGATCAGTGGAAAAAAGAAATCGTGCAGCGCATGGCGCCCATCGACTACCTGCCGATCGTTTTTGCTTCCGTTCTGGAAAAGCAACGAATTTTTCAGGTCATGGAGAAGGTGATGGAGGTCTACGAAAACAAGAGCAAGAAAATTCCGACTTCGAAGCTAAACGACGCCATGCAGCCGGAGATCAACGCGTATCCGCCCCCGGCTACGAAGGGCAAGATGATCCGAATCAAATACATGATTCAACTACCGACGCCGTCGCCCACGTTCGTGTTTTTCTGTAACCTGCCGCAGTACATCAAAGAACCGTACAGCCGGTACCTGGAAAACAAACTCCGTGAGCACTTCGGCTTTGACGGGGTGCCGATTACGCTATTTTTCCGCCAAAAATAA
- a CDS encoding DMT family transporter has translation MGTSPLTATRIRYWIGALLVFLAAFCFALKGILIKLTYQYPIDAISLLTLRMVFALPFYIGIAIWLSYRLPPVRLSAQNWLKLSLLGITGYYIASYLNFLGLVYITASLERILLFVYPTFVLLLGTVFLHRNVNRLQVLALGLTYAGIMLAFVPNISSGQQKDVFLGAFWVVLSGLVYAVYLVGSDTMIAQIGSQRYTCYAMIAATVVTVLQCAAANGLDLFRFPARVYQMALVMAILVTVIPTFLMAEGIKRIGSGNTSIVASIGPIFTIILATTFLNETISLSQLLGTLLVLLGVFLIGWKGRRNT, from the coding sequence ATGGGTACATCCCCACTAACAGCCACCCGGATACGGTATTGGATTGGAGCGCTGCTGGTTTTTCTGGCAGCGTTTTGTTTTGCCCTGAAAGGTATTCTGATTAAGCTGACCTACCAATACCCGATCGATGCGATTTCATTGCTAACCCTCCGGATGGTTTTCGCGTTACCGTTTTATATCGGGATTGCCATTTGGTTGTCTTACCGGCTTCCTCCGGTGCGGCTATCCGCCCAAAACTGGTTGAAGCTGAGCCTGCTTGGCATTACGGGATATTACATTGCCAGCTACCTGAACTTCCTGGGACTGGTATACATCACAGCCAGCCTGGAGCGGATTCTCCTGTTTGTTTATCCAACCTTTGTGCTGTTACTCGGTACGGTTTTCCTGCATCGAAACGTGAATCGGTTGCAGGTACTGGCTTTAGGACTTACCTACGCTGGCATTATGCTGGCGTTTGTTCCGAACATCAGTTCCGGGCAGCAGAAAGATGTGTTTTTGGGAGCGTTCTGGGTTGTTCTGAGCGGATTGGTTTATGCAGTTTATCTCGTCGGCAGTGATACCATGATTGCCCAGATCGGGTCGCAACGGTATACCTGTTACGCCATGATAGCGGCCACGGTGGTGACGGTTTTGCAATGCGCGGCTGCAAACGGCCTGGATTTGTTCCGGTTTCCGGCGCGGGTGTATCAGATGGCTCTGGTGATGGCGATTTTGGTGACGGTTATTCCAACGTTTCTAATGGCGGAGGGGATCAAACGAATTGGATCAGGCAATACATCCATTGTGGCTAGCATTGGCCCTATTTTTACCATTATATTGGCCACCACCTTTTTGAACGAAACTATTTCTTTGTCTCAGCTTTTGGGTACGTTGCTGGTGCTGCTGGGGGTATTCCTCATCGGCTGGAAAGGCCGACGTAACACCTGA
- a CDS encoding ArsR/SmtB family transcription factor, with amino-acid sequence MTNDTLTNEDKKIERAAYVLKAVAHPLRIKIIQMLNEQKELNVSTIYKNLNAEQSLISHHLINMRDKGILEIRRSGKNIYYFLVDGSIAEIIDCIYRSKIMA; translated from the coding sequence ATGACCAACGACACGCTGACCAACGAAGACAAAAAGATTGAACGAGCTGCTTACGTGCTGAAAGCGGTTGCCCATCCCCTGCGCATCAAAATTATTCAGATGCTGAACGAGCAAAAGGAATTGAACGTATCAACGATCTACAAGAATCTCAATGCCGAGCAATCACTGATCTCGCACCACCTGATCAACATGCGCGATAAGGGAATTCTGGAAATTCGTCGGAGCGGCAAGAACATCTATTACTTTCTAGTCGATGGCTCTATTGCCGAAATTATTGACTGCATCTACCGAAGTAAAATTATGGCGTAA
- the ruvB gene encoding Holliday junction branch migration DNA helicase RuvB: protein MRKDILKGTGEGMTTTEKEIERALRPLSFEDFTGQAKVLENLKVFVLAATQRGEALDHVLLHGPPGLGKTTLSHIIANELNAGIKMTSGPVLDKPSDLAGLLTNLQANDVLFIDEIHRLNPVVEEYLYSAMEDYKIDIMLDSGPNARTVQIKLNPFTLIGATTRAGLLTSPLRARFGINARLEYYDAALLTSIVKRSSAILATPIEEDGAYEIARRSRGTPRIANNLLRRTRDFAQVKGKGIITAEIAEIALRALDVDQNGLDEMDNRILMTIIDKFKGGPVGLSTIATACGDEAETIEEVYEPFLIQEGYLKRTSRGREATEKAYRHLGVVPVYRDGELFS from the coding sequence ATGCGGAAAGACATTCTGAAAGGTACCGGTGAGGGGATGACGACAACGGAGAAAGAGATTGAACGCGCCCTGCGACCGCTCTCATTCGAAGACTTTACGGGGCAGGCCAAAGTGCTTGAAAACCTGAAAGTTTTCGTGCTAGCGGCTACGCAGCGCGGGGAGGCTCTCGACCACGTCCTGCTTCACGGCCCTCCGGGTTTGGGTAAAACCACCCTCTCGCACATCATCGCCAATGAGTTAAACGCGGGCATCAAGATGACGTCCGGCCCCGTGCTCGACAAGCCGAGCGATCTGGCCGGGTTGCTCACCAACCTGCAGGCGAATGACGTGCTTTTCATCGACGAGATTCACCGGCTTAACCCCGTGGTGGAAGAGTACCTGTATTCGGCGATGGAAGATTACAAAATTGACATCATGCTTGATTCGGGACCCAACGCCCGGACGGTGCAGATCAAACTCAATCCGTTTACCCTGATTGGAGCCACTACCCGGGCCGGTCTGCTGACCTCACCGTTGCGGGCCCGGTTTGGAATTAACGCCCGGCTGGAGTACTACGATGCCGCCCTGCTGACCTCGATTGTCAAGCGCTCATCGGCCATCCTGGCAACGCCCATTGAGGAAGACGGAGCTTACGAAATTGCCCGCCGGAGTCGCGGAACTCCGCGGATTGCCAACAACCTGCTGCGCCGAACCCGCGACTTTGCGCAGGTAAAAGGCAAAGGTATCATCACTGCCGAGATTGCCGAGATTGCCCTGCGGGCGCTCGATGTAGACCAGAACGGTCTGGACGAAATGGACAACCGGATTCTGATGACCATCATCGACAAGTTTAAGGGTGGACCAGTTGGTTTATCGACCATCGCTACCGCCTGCGGTGACGAAGCCGAAACCATTGAGGAAGTGTACGAGCCTTTTTTGATTCAGGAAGGGTACCTGAAGCGTACGTCGCGCGGCAGGGAAGCCACCGAAAAAGCTTACCGGCACCTGGGCGTTGTGCCCGTCTACCGGGATGGTGAGTTATTCTCCTAA
- a CDS encoding gliding motility-associated C-terminal domain-containing protein, translating to MTTYTGMVRRLGWMLLCWGLFAGIAYAQTSPSKDIKISGKLCAADSTCQAGVMFQDTRSNVRSRTWNFGDSASSTDTSSAINPKYSYQNPGTYTITLTRRLQNGSSETTDTTVTIGVPPAEFQNWRTDTMLCNGQKITLDPYPNGAPAGASYLWYPKGDTTRTIQVDSAGCYSVEVWIGTQANKQQVCTIENRINVQVCGQRPQQQGAKWYFGNNAGIDFSGGSPSPLDDGKLNTIEGTSSISNTKGQLLFYTGGITIYDKNGNPMKPLNPADTAQLQGSQNSTQSALIVPQPTCRGCEYLYRVYTTSEISGKKTMTVSTVDMRYNQGTGAIIEKNVVVDTLTTERLASVRNDRDTTYWVISHDYGNNKFQIYHVTRAGIEGPQEYALGMDHDTTTKGEGYMKIGPADTTGNGNRPIAVVVPGPPTNYVEVFTFNDSTGVMTGGPRINLGPAPPKAYGVEFSPDGSKLYVSLQGDSASASQLLIYDLTNPDPAAIEASKAVLDSTRSRQYGALQIGSDGKIYVAIKDGKSLGVIENPNDELLAPATFDPNGLNLNGPTSQLGLPNMVANFNEPSSSPGFSYADTCAGSPTQFTVTPMCPPLKESYVWNWGDGSAPLSTTATQATHTYNEPGTYSVVLRITTVRSDGEICKDTLIPQDVTIIRTPDPIELGPNIDSCKNTHTLDAKVEASVYIWIRNGRVLRGQNERTLTVTTPGRSGYNGITPGTFVVIAANGGCFQSDTIIVSLRTPPAFTLGPDTTVCLNGAITLTARGNAWNSFQWSNGSTERETTVAQPGDYSVIVRDINGCENTDTIAVIALPKPVVTAVMTPPTGCTTADGSIRVNVGSATVRRFEWSFGGQPLPDTTALLQGIRDGDYTVRIISDDACTLDTTLTLRSNNGIEVQANPRTALCSVPQSGSIQLTIVRGRPTEFIWRDANGAVVGNGSGLTGVNGGVYSLEARDTGGCLDTLNNIRIPVDTTGYVSLGPDRGKCVGDTVQLASLVQAPGDVYQWNTGANTPSITVSTAGPYRLTVRNPLTGCQGSDEVVVNFNPKPTVEAGTILEVCANSPVVQLSGATPVGGFWTGPGVDSTGRFTPADSLAGPNPVVLTYTVSQQGCAASGRKIVFVQAPPTVSLGPDRTLCPTPDLRLEATGSPGATYQWSTGATTSFIQPTTSGTYSIVAKDGVCTVSDEVQLTFLPLPNFSLTKEVPFCVSDGGRATLQVTGGSDLTYLWLRSGDTNPRTIVLEIGEYPVRVTGTNGCFRIDTAVVVDRCEPRVVIPDAFTPNGDGNNDLLDVFTSYITDFELRIFNRWGEVIFVSNNPEQKWDGKYRGQAYPSMVYAYVVNYKSLYYPDRPKVVKRGSIMLVR from the coding sequence ATGACAACCTATACAGGAATGGTACGACGGTTGGGGTGGATGCTTCTGTGTTGGGGGCTGTTCGCCGGTATAGCCTATGCGCAGACCTCGCCGTCAAAAGATATTAAAATAAGCGGTAAGCTTTGTGCCGCCGATTCGACCTGCCAGGCCGGTGTGATGTTCCAGGACACCCGGTCGAACGTCCGCTCCCGCACCTGGAATTTTGGTGATTCCGCTTCCAGTACGGATACTTCTTCGGCAATTAATCCCAAATATTCTTATCAAAACCCGGGCACCTATACCATTACGTTAACCCGACGGTTGCAGAATGGTTCGAGTGAAACCACCGATACAACGGTTACCATCGGCGTACCGCCCGCGGAGTTTCAGAACTGGCGGACGGATACGATGCTGTGTAACGGCCAGAAAATTACGCTTGACCCGTACCCAAACGGAGCGCCCGCCGGTGCCAGCTACCTCTGGTATCCGAAAGGCGATACAACCCGGACCATTCAGGTGGATAGTGCGGGGTGTTACTCAGTGGAGGTCTGGATCGGTACGCAGGCCAACAAGCAGCAAGTCTGTACCATCGAAAACCGGATAAACGTGCAGGTCTGCGGGCAGCGGCCCCAGCAACAAGGCGCCAAGTGGTATTTCGGGAACAACGCCGGTATTGATTTTTCGGGTGGTAGCCCGAGCCCGCTGGACGATGGCAAACTGAACACCATTGAAGGAACCTCGTCGATTTCCAACACGAAGGGCCAACTGCTTTTCTACACGGGCGGCATTACCATTTATGATAAGAACGGTAATCCGATGAAGCCGCTCAACCCGGCGGATACGGCCCAGTTGCAGGGTAGCCAGAACTCCACGCAGTCGGCGCTGATTGTTCCGCAACCGACCTGCCGGGGCTGCGAATACCTCTACCGGGTATACACAACCTCCGAAATCAGTGGCAAGAAAACCATGACCGTCAGCACGGTCGATATGCGCTATAACCAGGGAACCGGCGCCATCATCGAGAAAAACGTTGTGGTAGATACCCTGACGACCGAACGGCTGGCGTCCGTCCGCAACGACCGGGATACCACGTACTGGGTTATTTCGCACGATTACGGCAACAATAAATTTCAGATTTACCACGTCACGCGGGCGGGCATCGAAGGGCCACAGGAATACGCGCTCGGGATGGACCACGACACCACGACCAAAGGAGAGGGATACATGAAGATTGGTCCGGCGGATACAACCGGCAACGGAAACCGCCCGATTGCGGTGGTGGTCCCCGGCCCGCCGACCAACTACGTCGAAGTTTTTACGTTCAACGATTCAACCGGAGTCATGACCGGCGGGCCGCGAATCAACCTCGGCCCGGCACCACCCAAAGCCTACGGGGTGGAGTTTTCGCCGGACGGTTCCAAGCTCTACGTTTCGTTACAGGGTGATTCGGCCAGTGCGTCCCAGCTTCTGATTTACGACCTGACCAACCCGGACCCTGCGGCCATCGAAGCCTCCAAGGCGGTGCTGGATAGTACCCGAAGCAGGCAATACGGGGCGCTTCAGATTGGTTCCGACGGGAAGATTTACGTGGCCATCAAAGACGGTAAAAGCCTGGGTGTCATCGAAAACCCGAATGATGAACTTCTGGCTCCCGCTACCTTCGACCCGAACGGCCTGAACCTGAACGGACCGACCAGCCAGTTGGGTCTGCCTAATATGGTGGCCAACTTCAACGAACCGTCCAGTTCACCCGGCTTCTCCTACGCGGACACCTGCGCCGGTTCGCCGACTCAGTTTACAGTAACGCCGATGTGTCCACCTCTAAAAGAAAGTTATGTATGGAATTGGGGGGATGGAAGCGCTCCTCTTAGTACAACGGCTACCCAAGCTACTCACACGTATAATGAACCGGGTACATACTCTGTTGTATTGCGTATTACAACTGTTCGTTCGGACGGTGAAATTTGTAAAGATACTCTGATTCCTCAAGATGTTACAATCATTCGAACGCCTGACCCCATCGAACTGGGACCGAATATTGATAGCTGTAAAAACACGCATACGCTGGATGCCAAAGTAGAAGCCAGTGTGTACATCTGGATTCGAAACGGGCGAGTCCTGCGAGGGCAAAATGAACGAACATTGACCGTAACGACCCCGGGCAGGTCGGGGTACAACGGCATTACGCCAGGAACGTTCGTGGTTATTGCGGCTAATGGCGGATGTTTTCAAAGCGATACCATCATTGTTTCGTTGCGAACGCCACCTGCTTTTACACTCGGCCCTGACACGACGGTTTGTCTGAACGGTGCCATTACCCTAACCGCCCGCGGCAATGCCTGGAACAGTTTCCAGTGGAGCAACGGTTCGACCGAACGGGAAACGACGGTTGCGCAGCCGGGCGATTATTCAGTGATTGTTCGGGATATTAATGGATGCGAAAATACGGACACCATTGCCGTCATTGCGTTACCCAAGCCGGTTGTAACGGCCGTCATGACGCCACCTACCGGCTGTACAACGGCCGATGGCAGCATTCGGGTCAACGTCGGGTCGGCCACCGTCCGGCGGTTTGAATGGAGTTTCGGCGGACAGCCACTCCCGGACACTACGGCCTTGTTGCAGGGCATTCGGGATGGCGATTACACCGTCCGGATCATCAGTGACGACGCCTGTACGCTGGATACAACCCTAACGCTGCGTTCCAATAATGGCATTGAAGTGCAGGCCAATCCAAGAACCGCCCTGTGCTCGGTGCCACAAAGCGGCTCAATTCAGCTAACGATTGTTCGAGGGCGGCCCACAGAATTCATCTGGCGGGATGCCAATGGCGCGGTCGTCGGCAACGGTTCGGGTCTGACGGGCGTCAACGGCGGGGTTTACAGCCTCGAAGCACGGGATACCGGGGGATGTCTCGATACATTGAACAACATTCGAATTCCGGTTGACACGACGGGCTACGTATCGCTGGGGCCAGACCGCGGCAAATGCGTTGGCGATACCGTTCAACTGGCCTCACTGGTGCAGGCGCCGGGAGATGTTTACCAATGGAATACTGGAGCGAATACCCCTTCAATCACCGTATCGACAGCCGGGCCCTATCGCCTGACGGTTCGCAATCCGCTGACCGGTTGCCAGGGTTCGGACGAAGTGGTGGTTAACTTCAATCCTAAACCGACCGTAGAAGCCGGAACAATACTGGAAGTCTGCGCCAATTCACCCGTCGTACAGCTTAGTGGGGCAACGCCGGTCGGCGGTTTCTGGACGGGGCCGGGCGTGGATAGCACTGGACGGTTTACGCCAGCCGATAGTCTGGCGGGGCCGAATCCCGTTGTCCTGACCTATACGGTATCGCAGCAGGGCTGCGCAGCTTCCGGCCGGAAGATTGTATTCGTACAGGCTCCGCCCACGGTTAGTTTAGGGCCCGACAGAACCCTGTGTCCGACGCCGGATCTGCGGCTGGAAGCAACGGGTTCACCGGGGGCTACGTACCAGTGGTCAACGGGGGCGACAACCTCGTTTATCCAGCCCACAACGTCAGGAACCTACTCAATTGTGGCCAAAGACGGCGTCTGTACGGTATCCGACGAAGTACAGCTGACCTTTTTACCGTTGCCCAATTTCAGTCTGACCAAGGAAGTTCCTTTCTGTGTGAGCGACGGTGGCCGGGCGACTCTCCAAGTAACGGGCGGTAGCGATCTGACTTACTTGTGGTTGCGCTCGGGCGATACCAATCCCCGCACGATTGTACTGGAGATTGGGGAGTACCCCGTCCGGGTAACGGGAACCAATGGGTGTTTCCGAATTGATACCGCCGTGGTGGTCGACCGCTGCGAACCCCGGGTGGTTATTCCTGACGCCTTCACGCCCAACGGCGACGGCAACAACGACCTGCTGGATGTGTTTACCTCCTACATCACCGACTTCGAGCTTCGAATCTTCAACCGATGGGGCGAGGTGATCTTTGTTTCGAACAATCCGGAGCAGAAATGGGATGGAAAATACCGGGGCCAAGCGTATCCGTCAATGGTGTATGCCTACGTCGTAAACTACAAAAGTTTGTATTATCCAGACCGGCCGAAAGTTGTAAAACGGGGGTCAATTATGCTGGTTCGATAG
- a CDS encoding PorP/SprF family type IX secretion system membrane protein, which translates to MLKRYIFLFVGLLTAGMAQAQDPQFSQFYAAPLYLNPAFAGSALAPRVSVNYRNQWPAVTNYVTSMVSVDHFFERYNSGVGLMLQNDNQGQGRIRSTDIGLQYSYQLQVAEQTFVRLGLQASYVNRSINWFGLTFGDQYNNGGFTGNPTTDPVVSNGSPKVAYLDFSTGGLLYSDWYWIGVAAHHLSRPNQGVFVLSDDSRLPLKGSVHAGLRIPFAGFTGLGDEWDREKTISPAINYRFQGKYDQLDLGVYMTYSPVVFGLWYRGLPLKKYAANITNRESLIALVGFRQDAFSIGYSYDATISSLGPGSGGAHEISLSYTFENWPPGKPKNRKSRKQLSCPKF; encoded by the coding sequence ATGTTAAAACGTTACATTTTTCTCTTTGTTGGCTTGCTGACTGCTGGAATGGCCCAGGCGCAGGACCCGCAATTTTCGCAGTTTTACGCGGCTCCCCTGTATCTGAACCCGGCTTTTGCAGGGTCGGCACTGGCGCCCAGGGTTTCGGTTAATTACCGCAACCAGTGGCCCGCCGTAACCAATTACGTCACCTCGATGGTTAGTGTCGACCACTTCTTCGAACGTTATAACAGTGGGGTGGGCTTAATGTTACAAAACGACAACCAGGGCCAGGGCCGCATCCGGTCCACAGACATCGGCTTGCAGTATTCCTACCAGCTCCAGGTAGCCGAGCAGACGTTTGTTCGATTGGGGCTGCAGGCGTCCTACGTGAACCGGTCGATCAACTGGTTTGGCCTGACGTTCGGTGATCAATACAACAACGGGGGCTTTACGGGTAACCCGACAACGGACCCTGTGGTTTCCAACGGTTCGCCGAAAGTGGCCTACCTCGATTTCTCCACGGGTGGACTGCTTTATTCCGACTGGTACTGGATTGGCGTAGCGGCCCATCACCTGAGCCGTCCCAACCAGGGCGTTTTCGTGCTGAGCGACGATAGCCGGTTGCCCCTCAAAGGTAGCGTTCACGCTGGTTTGCGGATTCCGTTTGCCGGTTTTACGGGACTGGGCGACGAGTGGGACCGCGAGAAAACCATCTCTCCCGCCATCAATTACCGGTTTCAGGGCAAGTACGACCAGCTGGACCTGGGCGTTTACATGACCTACTCCCCGGTCGTTTTTGGGCTTTGGTACCGGGGCCTGCCGTTGAAAAAATACGCAGCCAACATCACCAACCGTGAATCACTGATTGCGCTGGTCGGTTTCCGACAGGACGCCTTCTCCATTGGCTATAGCTACGACGCTACCATTTCTTCGCTCGGACCGGGTAGTGGGGGCGCTCACGAAATTTCGTTGTCGTACACTTTCGAGAACTGGCCGCCGGGTAAACCCAAAAACCGTAAGTCCCGCAAACAGCTCTCTTGTCCGAAGTTTTAA
- a CDS encoding aspartate kinase, giving the protein MQVFKFGGASVKNAHGVRNVAGIIQQQNSSQLLVVISAMGETTNALEQLTWAYLRRQADTDTFWQRIRANHEQVIQELADGDTSAFSQVYDLFAEVESLLQREPDPYTRPDQVYDQLVSYGELLSTRIVNAYLNQMGLDSYWVDARRLIRTDDSFREGKVDWKQTCEYITDSLAELLNSSVVITQGFIGSTREGYTTTLGRDGSDYTAAIFAYCLEASNVTIWKDVPGVLNADPKWFDETVKIDQLTYQDAIELAYYGATVIHPKTIKPLQNKHIPLYVRSFLQPQDYGTVIGNFEQRLPISSFIFKMNQTLISFHPKDFSFIAEENLSKIFGQFAEYGVKINLMQNTAISFSVAVDNRPDRLARLLAGLQEEFRISYNEGLELITIRHYDDRTIERVLVNKKLLVEQKSRYTVQLVVKDLGTHGL; this is encoded by the coding sequence ATGCAGGTATTCAAATTCGGCGGAGCGTCGGTTAAAAACGCTCACGGCGTTCGTAATGTGGCTGGCATTATCCAGCAGCAAAATTCGAGTCAATTACTGGTCGTGATCTCGGCCATGGGCGAAACGACTAACGCCCTGGAGCAACTCACCTGGGCTTATTTGCGTCGGCAGGCCGACACCGATACCTTCTGGCAACGGATTCGGGCCAATCACGAACAGGTTATTCAGGAACTGGCGGACGGGGATACCTCGGCCTTTAGTCAGGTGTATGATTTATTCGCGGAAGTAGAATCCCTGCTGCAACGAGAGCCTGATCCTTATACAAGACCCGATCAGGTTTACGATCAGTTGGTATCGTACGGCGAGTTGCTATCGACCCGCATTGTTAATGCCTACCTGAACCAGATGGGTCTGGATTCTTACTGGGTTGACGCCCGGCGGCTGATTCGGACCGACGATAGTTTCCGGGAAGGCAAAGTCGACTGGAAGCAAACCTGCGAATACATTACGGATTCCCTGGCTGAGTTGCTGAACTCAAGCGTTGTCATCACTCAGGGATTTATTGGAAGCACCCGGGAGGGTTATACCACCACCCTGGGCCGGGATGGCTCGGATTATACGGCCGCTATTTTCGCGTACTGCCTGGAAGCCAGTAACGTAACAATCTGGAAAGATGTGCCCGGTGTTCTGAACGCCGACCCCAAGTGGTTCGACGAAACCGTCAAAATCGACCAGCTTACCTACCAGGATGCCATTGAGCTGGCCTATTATGGGGCCACGGTGATCCACCCGAAAACCATCAAACCGTTACAGAACAAACACATTCCGCTGTACGTCCGGTCGTTCCTGCAACCGCAGGACTACGGAACTGTCATCGGAAACTTTGAGCAGCGGCTGCCCATTTCATCTTTTATTTTCAAGATGAATCAGACGCTGATTTCCTTCCACCCCAAAGACTTCTCCTTCATCGCGGAAGAAAACCTGAGCAAGATTTTTGGTCAGTTTGCGGAATATGGGGTAAAAATTAATCTGATGCAGAATACCGCCATCAGCTTCTCCGTGGCCGTTGATAACCGTCCGGACCGATTGGCCCGTCTCTTAGCAGGATTACAGGAAGAATTCCGGATTAGCTACAACGAAGGGCTGGAACTGATCACCATCCGCCATTACGACGATAGAACCATTGAGCGGGTTTTGGTGAACAAAAAGTTGCTGGTTGAGCAAAAAAGCCGTTATACCGTACAACTGGTTGTCAAGGATCTCGGTACTCACGGACTTTGA